GCGCGGTCGTCAGCAGCGTTCCGACGATCGCCGGGAGCGCGCCGTAGACGTTCCTGACCGGGTCCCACTCGGTTCCCACGAGAAAGCCCGGCCCGAATTCGCGCCAGGCCGGAGCCGAACCGATGCCGAGCTGGATCAGCAGCGCCGCCAGCAGCACCAGCACAAGCAGCGCGCTGGCGGCCGCGACCAGCCGGAACGCCCGGTCGGCACACGCCGGATTGATGAGCTTAGGTCTGTTGTTCATGAGATTGGCATTCCGGTCCGTTCCGATTTTCCGTTCAGAGTGCGACGGGGCTGCCGTTTACGCGGATCTCGTCGGCCCACGCCTTGCGGACCAGTTCGACCACCTCTTCGGCGAGCGGCACATAGTGGAGCTTGGAGGCCGCATTCGCGCCGGTGGTGTAACACCAGTTGAAGTATTTCAGCATCGCCCCGGCCTTGCCGGCGTCGGTCTGATTGCGCTGGACGAGAATGTAGGTCAGCCCCGTGATCGGCCAGCTGTCGTCGCCGGGCTGGTCGGTCAGGACCATATAGAAGCCGGGAGCGTTCTTCCAGTCGGCATGGATGCCGGAAGCCTTGAACGACTCCGGAGTCGGCGCGACGAACTTGCCGGCCCGGTTCTCCAGGGTGACCATCGAGAGCTTCGCTTCGACCGCGTAGGTGTATTCGGTGTAGCCGATCGCGCCGTTGATGCGGGCGACGTTGTTGCAGACGCCGGGGTTCTTCTGGCCGCCGATGCCGACCGGCCAGTTGACCGCCGGACCGCAGCCGACCCGCTCCGCCCACTCCTTCGAAATCTTGGTCAGGTAATTCGTGAAGATGAAGCTCGTACCCGAACTGTCGGAGCGGCGGACGACGGTGATCCGGACCTTCGGCAGCCTGAGCTCCGGATTCAGCGCCCGGATCGCCGGATCGTTCCACGCCGTGATTTTGCCGAGGAAGATGTCGGCGAGCGTTTTGCGGTCGAGCCGGAGCGCGTTCGGCTTCACGCCGCGCAGATTGACCACGACCACCACGCCGCCGGTCAGCATCGGGAACTGGCAGAGGCCGGCTTTGTCGAGCTCTTCTCTGGTCAGCGGATTGTCGGTGCCGCCGAAATCGACGGTCCTGTCCCTGACCTGATTGATGCCGGCGCCGGAACCGCTGCTCTGATAGTTGATCTCGATCCTGTTGCCGGTCGATTCGCCGTAATTGTAGGTCCAGACCCGGTAAACCGGGGCCGGAAACGAGGCGCCGGCGCCGCTGATCGAAAGGTCGGCGGCGGAAACGGCGAACGGCAGCGACAGCGACAAAGCCGCAAGCGCGGTACGGAACAGATTCTTCTTCATATGCACTCCATTCGATTGGATTATCCCGGAACAAAACATCGTTGCGGACTTCCGGGTTACATGCAGATAACATAGCCCCGCAATGTTAGCGTTCGGTTAGGATCGGATTAGAAGCTCTTCAGAAAAACGAAACGGACAAAAGGAAATTTCCGCGGAAGCTCCCCGGAAAATCCCCTTGATCTCCCGCCGTCCGGAGTTCTAACCTGCTGGCATTGCTTATTTTTCGAATTCGCACAATAAGTGCGATCCGGCCGCGTTAATTGTGCAAAGGGCCTGCAACGGGCCCCGTAAAACAGCACCCAGCATGGAAGGAAGCGTTATGATGAACAGAAAAATGACATTGCCGCTGGCCGCGTTTGCGGTTTCACTCGGACTGCTCCCCGCTCCCGTTCGCGCCGAGGACGCGCCGCCGCCCCCGCCGCCTCAGGAGCGGCCCGATCGGCCGCAGCGGCCGCCGATGGACGGTCCCCGCGGCGGCCGGATGATGCCCGGTCTCAGCGAAGAGGAGCGCGCCAGGCTCGACGAACTCGCCAAAAAGGTCGAACAGGCGCTCGCCGCCTACCGGGAAAACCCGGGCGACGAGACGAAAGCCGCTTTGAAAGCGCAGATCGGCGAGAGCTTCGAAGTCCGGCAGAAAATCGCGGTCGACCGCGCGGAGAAGGCGCTGGCCCGCGCCAGAAAGCGGCTCGAAAACAAGGATGAAGAGGTCGAAAAACAGCTGCAGCGCATGATCCGGCCGCGCGGAGAACGCCCGCAGAGGCCGCCGCGCGCGGACAACTTCCGCATGGGAGGGGAACCGGCATTCGGAGCTCCGCTGCCCGGCGGCCCCCGGTTCGGCGCCGACCAGAAAGGAGGCGGCAAGGCGCGGGGACCGTTCGGCCGGATTTTTACGGCCGACGAAGGCAAACAGCTTCAGGAACTCAATGCCAGGCTGCTGAAGGCCGCCTCCGTGACGCCCGAGGTGAGGAAGGAGGTCGAATCGGCCGGCAGGATCTATCAGGCCGCCCTGGTGCGTCAGCAGAAGGCGCTCGAAAAGGCGAAAAGCGAAAAGAAGGATACCGCCGCGCTCGAACGCTCGATCGGATTCCTGAACCGGTCGATCGAAAACGCCAGAGACCCTGAGAAATACCTGAAACAGCTCAAGGCGCGTCCGGTTCGCGGTGCCAAAGAGAACCGGAAGGGCGCCGAATAGCCGGCC
The nucleotide sequence above comes from Victivallis lenta. Encoded proteins:
- the pstS gene encoding phosphate ABC transporter substrate-binding protein PstS, which gives rise to MKKNLFRTALAALSLSLPFAVSAADLSISGAGASFPAPVYRVWTYNYGESTGNRIEINYQSSGSGAGINQVRDRTVDFGGTDNPLTREELDKAGLCQFPMLTGGVVVVVNLRGVKPNALRLDRKTLADIFLGKITAWNDPAIRALNPELRLPKVRITVVRRSDSSGTSFIFTNYLTKISKEWAERVGCGPAVNWPVGIGGQKNPGVCNNVARINGAIGYTEYTYAVEAKLSMVTLENRAGKFVAPTPESFKASGIHADWKNAPGFYMVLTDQPGDDSWPITGLTYILVQRNQTDAGKAGAMLKYFNWCYTTGANAASKLHYVPLAEEVVELVRKAWADEIRVNGSPVAL